A genomic window from Nicotiana sylvestris chromosome 11, ASM39365v2, whole genome shotgun sequence includes:
- the LOC104241015 gene encoding transcription factor PIF3-like, which produces MPLSEFLKMARGKLESGQEKRSSTTDPSSSLEDELVELVWENGQIVMQSRSSRAKKSPTFINLPSSSLRVKDKFTGNSSTTKIGKFGVMDSMFDNMPLSVPNDEMELTEEDEMVPWLSYSANDSPQQDYHSPLLPEISGLTVNEPSGRRGFASMDKRGISNQMNGASHSVPIHNIVNSEQGNASKLSPSTFNLLCSGAPKKSSAPILPLGSRISDIISSNTSCNMPVSTFGYSNSSQASAGVIKSMKMQKQNIPGNSSSLLNFAHFSRPITGGSAVSGSSTIGARGNIERENGGSSRNRVSEVPFESYFSSEKENDVHSPPYMASSKVESKGSVGLHERACPIEQSDNLCGDSPSNNDMSRDQFTGANAIKEFPDGERNVEPVVVCSSVCSGSSAERASSDHPRTLKRKTRDNEESEFQSEDVEEESVGIKSAYPARGGAGSKRSRAAEVHNLSERRRRDRINEKMSALQDLIPNCNKVDKASMLDEAIEYLKTLQVQVQMMSMGAGLCAPPMMFPAGIQYMHAANVPQFSPMGLGMGMGFGMGKLEMNGGSPGCSIYPIPTMQGAHLHSPPVSGSATFPGVAGCNLHSFRHPGQGLPVSVPPASLVPLAGQPSTNAAVGLNITTAGVHTDVRNTSTLDPETKDALRTHI; this is translated from the exons ATGCCTCTCTCTGAGTTCTTGAAAATGGCTAGAGGGAAGCTTGAATCTGGCCAGGAGAAAAGGTCATCCACAACTGATCCGTCCTCTAG TCTTGAGGATGAATTGGTAGAGCTAGTATGGGAAAATGGTCAAATTGTGATGCAAAGTCGGTCCAGCAGAGCTAAGAAGAGCCCTACTTTTATTAATCTTCCATCAAGCTCTCTGAGAGTTAAAGACAAGTTCACTGGGAATTCCTCAACCACAAAGATCGGAAAATTTGGTGTAATGGACTctatgtttgataatatgccatTATCTGTGCCCAATGATGAAATGGAGTTGACTGAAGAGGATGAAATGGTGCCTTGGTTGAGTTATTCTGCAAATGATAGCCCACAACAAGATTATCATTCTCCACTGTTACCAGAAATATCTGGTCTGACGGTCAATGAACCATCTGGTAGGAGAGGATTTGCATCAATGGATAAGAGAGGTATTTCTAATCAGATGAATGGGGCTTCACATAGTGTTCCCATTCATAACATTGTGAACTCAGAACAAGGAAATGCATCAAAGCTCTCTCCTTCTACATTTAACCTGTTATGTTCAGGGGCACCAAAGAAATCTTCGGCACCAATTCTGCCCCTAGGATCACGAATCTCAGATATTATTAGCAGTAATACTAGCTGCAATATGCCAGTTTCCACTTTTGGATATTCAAATTCAAGTCAAGCTTCAGCTGGTGTTATCAAAAGCATGAAGATGCAAAAGCAAAACATACCTGGAAATAGCTCCAGTTTGTTGAACTTCGCGCATTTCTCAAGACCTATTACTGGGGGTTCAGCTGTTTCAGGCTCGTCTACCATAGGGGCAAGGGGAAATATAGAGAGAGAGAATGGGGGAAGTAGCAGAAATCGTGTTAGTGAGGTACCATTTGAATCATACTTCAGTTCAGAAAAGGAAAATGATGTCCATTCTCCACCTTATATGGCATCTTCCAAAGTCGAGTCAAAAGGATCTGTCGGCCTTCACGAGAGGGCATGTCCCATTGAACAGTCTGATAATTTATGCGGAGATAGTCCAAGTAATAATGACATGTCTCGTGATCAATTTACTGGTGCAAATGCAATCAAAGAATTTCCTGATGGTGAGAGAAATGTTGAACCTGTAGTTGTGTGTTCATCTGTATGCTCTGGCAGTAGCGCAGAGAGAGCATCAAGTGATCATCCTCGTACTTTGAAAAGGAAAACTCGTGACAACGAGGAGTCTGAATTCCAAAGTGAA GATGTTGAAGAAGAATCTGTTGGTATCAAAAGCGCTTATCCTGCTCGAGGAGGTGCAGGTTCAAAGAGAAGCAGAGCTGCAGAAGTGCATAATCTATCTGAGCGG AGGCGAAGGGATAGGATTAATGAGAAGATGAGTGCATTACAGGATCTCATACCAAACTGCAATAAG GTGGATAAAGCCTCAATGCTCGATGAAGCTATTGAATACTTGAAGACACTTCAAGTTCAAGTACAG ATGATGTCTATGGGAGCTGGGTTGTGTGCGCCACCAATGATGTTTCCTGCAGGAATTCAATACATGCATGCCGCCAATGTGCCACAATTTTCTCCGATGGGTTTAGGGATGGGAATGGGTTTTGGGATGGGTAAACTTGAGATGAATGGTGGATCCCCTGGCTGCTCTATTTATCCAATACCCACTATGCAAGGAGCACATCTTCACTCCCCACCAGTTTCTGGCTCCGCTACTTTTCCAGGAGTAGCTGGATGTAACCTTCACTCTTTTAGGCATCCTGGTCAAGGACTTCCAGTGTCGGTACCACCTGCATCTTTGGTTCCTTTGGCAGGGCAACCATCGACAAATGCAGCTGTGGGTTTAAATATCACAACTGCAGGAGTTCATACAGACGTACGGAATACTTCAACTTTAGACCCCGAAACCAAGGACGCACTAAGAACTCACATATAA